In Candidatus Poribacteria bacterium, a single genomic region encodes these proteins:
- the mqnE gene encoding aminofutalosine synthase MqnE: MENYSRFTDPKLPAIYEKVKAEQRLSFEEGIALYESPDITGVGFIANHARERLNGNVAYYNINQHIDYSNVCILHARCHFCAFARKNMQTEGAWEMSVDEFLDKAMYSIENGCTEIHSVGGLHPKLPFDYYLDIIRGLKERMPQVHLKFFTAVEIHHFSRIFKMSIEEVLIALREAGLDSLPGGGAEIFAEETREKICPGKLSAEGWLEVHDIAHRLGISTNATMLYGHLETNEDRVDHLIRLREQQDKSGGFVTFIPLAFHPANTRMAYLPSTTGLTDLRNIAVARLILDNLPHIKVYWIMTGLKTAQVALRFGADDIDGTVTEEKITHMAGADTPEAVSVSSLTHLIEEAGFVPVERDTLYNEIVREGDRWYRKAA, from the coding sequence ATGGAGAATTATAGTCGCTTTACGGATCCGAAATTGCCCGCCATTTATGAAAAAGTCAAAGCAGAACAACGGCTTTCCTTTGAAGAGGGCATCGCGCTTTACGAAAGCCCGGACATTACCGGTGTTGGGTTTATTGCAAATCATGCCCGTGAACGTTTAAATGGGAACGTTGCCTACTATAACATCAACCAACATATTGATTACTCGAATGTCTGTATTCTGCACGCCCGGTGCCACTTTTGTGCGTTTGCCCGAAAAAACATGCAAACGGAAGGCGCGTGGGAGATGAGTGTTGATGAATTTTTAGACAAGGCGATGTATTCTATAGAGAACGGATGTACTGAGATTCATAGTGTCGGTGGCTTGCACCCTAAACTACCTTTCGATTATTACTTGGACATCATTCGTGGACTCAAAGAACGGATGCCACAGGTACACCTCAAATTCTTCACTGCTGTTGAGATTCACCACTTCTCACGTATCTTTAAAATGTCAATAGAGGAAGTTCTAATAGCATTGCGGGAGGCGGGTTTGGATTCGTTGCCGGGCGGTGGTGCTGAGATATTTGCGGAAGAAACACGTGAAAAGATTTGCCCAGGAAAATTGAGTGCAGAAGGTTGGTTAGAGGTTCACGATATTGCGCATCGCCTCGGTATTTCCACAAACGCAACAATGCTTTATGGACATCTTGAAACAAACGAGGATAGGGTAGACCATCTGATTCGGTTGCGGGAACAACAGGATAAATCCGGCGGTTTCGTGACGTTCATTCCGCTTGCGTTTCATCCTGCGAACACCCGCATGGCGTATCTGCCATCAACGACGGGCTTGACCGATCTTCGGAACATTGCCGTCGCACGCCTGATACTTGATAACCTGCCACATATTAAAGTTTACTGGATTATGACGGGCTTGAAAACTGCACAGGTCGCACTTCGTTTCGGAGCCGATGATATTGATGGGACTGTAACCGAGGAAAAAATCACACACATGGCGGGTGCGGACACACCAGAGGCAGTTTCTGTTTCATCACTGACGCACCTCATTGAGGAAGCCGGTTTCGTGCCTGTTGAGCGCGATACGCTTTACAATGAAATTGTTCGAGAGGGGGACCGGTGGTACAGAAAAGCCGCTTAA
- a CDS encoding Fur family transcriptional regulator, whose product METVEKSTNGTEFVKQFEDYLKSCGLRLTQKRLDVLDQVFDYPGHFQTEDLLVQMRRNGYRVSRPTIYRTLPLLVRSGLLTEFIDAQKNTRYESIHSLREHAHLICLRCNQIVEFKEPGIDALQKAVCEAHDFKAVRFRNEIIGYCAECQAELEPKTPDEKDETTV is encoded by the coding sequence ATGGAAACCGTTGAAAAATCCACTAACGGTACTGAATTTGTAAAACAGTTTGAGGACTATCTCAAAAGTTGTGGACTTCGTCTGACCCAAAAACGATTGGATGTCTTAGACCAAGTTTTCGATTATCCGGGTCATTTTCAAACGGAAGACCTTTTGGTTCAGATGCGCCGCAACGGTTACCGCGTGTCCCGCCCGACGATCTATCGGACCTTGCCGCTGCTGGTGAGAAGTGGGTTATTGACAGAATTTATTGATGCACAGAAGAACACTCGCTACGAGAGTATCCATTCGCTCCGAGAACATGCACATCTCATCTGTCTACGGTGTAATCAGATTGTTGAGTTTAAAGAGCCGGGGATTGATGCCTTACAAAAGGCGGTGTGTGAAGCACACGACTTTAAAGCCGTGCGCTTCCGTAATGAGATCATCGGTTATTGTGCTGAGTGCCAAGCAGAATTAGAACCAAAAACACCTGATGAAAAGGACGAAACTACTGTTTAA
- a CDS encoding SAM-dependent chlorinase/fluorinase, which translates to MSESSRIITLTTDFGIRDTYVGIMKGVILGINPNVQVVDLTHAIPPQDIYEAAFSIYAAHSYFPRGTIHVIVVDPGVGSDRRAIVCQTDNAFFVCPDNGVLSYLLQSTENEARPPVNAVEIQNKAYYLPEVSNTFHGRDIFAPIAAHLSLGIPLEDIGPPVQTLVQLPIQAPELSGNTLTGQIVKIDRFGNAITNISESAIAGLESASTGEISAYEIRIGSIRLNRFNRVYAESGVGKPLAIIGSSGLLEIAINSGNAKESLGLKWGDPVVIRKFN; encoded by the coding sequence ATGAGCGAATCATCCCGTATCATCACGCTAACAACGGATTTCGGTATACGCGATACTTATGTCGGGATCATGAAGGGAGTCATCCTCGGCATCAATCCGAATGTGCAAGTGGTTGATCTCACGCACGCTATCCCACCACAAGATATCTACGAAGCCGCTTTCTCAATTTATGCTGCCCACAGTTACTTTCCAAGAGGAACGATTCATGTTATCGTAGTTGATCCGGGTGTCGGGAGTGATCGACGTGCGATAGTCTGCCAAACGGACAACGCATTTTTCGTCTGTCCCGATAATGGCGTGCTGAGTTACCTATTGCAAAGCACTGAGAACGAAGCACGCCCACCAGTAAATGCAGTAGAGATTCAGAACAAAGCGTACTATCTGCCAGAAGTGAGTAACACATTCCACGGCAGGGATATTTTCGCACCTATCGCCGCACACCTCTCCTTGGGTATTCCGCTTGAGGACATCGGTCCACCGGTGCAAACGCTTGTTCAACTACCGATTCAAGCACCGGAGCTATCCGGTAATACACTGACAGGGCAAATTGTCAAAATTGATAGATTTGGGAATGCGATAACCAATATCTCAGAAAGCGCAATTGCCGGTTTGGAAAGCGCGTCTACCGGAGAAATTTCCGCTTATGAAATCAGAATTGGAAGTATAAGACTTAACCGATTCAACCGTGTTTACGCAGAATCTGGAGTCGGTAAGCCTCTGGCAATTATTGGAAGTTCTGGGTTATTAGAAATTGCCATAAACAGTGGGAACGCCAAAGAAAGTTTGGGATTAAAGTGGGGAGATCCCGTTGTAATTCGGAAGTTCAATTGA
- a CDS encoding iron-sulfur cluster assembly scaffold protein, translating into MYTPQVTEHYENPRNVGSIVDADGSATVGSPASGEMLKLTLKIADDTIVAAKFRAFGCPTAIASASVLTELVTGIYIPEAEEITAAQLSEALGGLPQDKQRYANAAEKVLKTAIADFLSKKEMQAP; encoded by the coding sequence ATGTATACACCACAGGTAACCGAACATTATGAAAATCCGCGCAATGTCGGGTCTATCGTAGATGCTGATGGCTCTGCCACTGTCGGTTCTCCTGCCAGTGGCGAGATGCTTAAACTAACACTCAAGATAGCCGACGACACGATTGTTGCGGCGAAGTTTCGAGCATTCGGATGCCCTACCGCTATCGCGAGCGCATCTGTCCTCACTGAATTGGTTACGGGAATATATATCCCGGAAGCAGAAGAAATTACAGCGGCACAACTCTCTGAAGCGTTAGGAGGGCTGCCGCAAGATAAACAGCGTTACGCCAACGCTGCTGAAAAAGTCCTAAAAACGGCAATTGCTGATTTTCTGTCTAAGAAGGAGATGCAAGCACCATGA
- a CDS encoding iron-sulfur cluster assembly accessory protein: MINVTESAAQKAITLISNSETSAESELGLRMQVVGGGCSGFQYNLEFGAAKDTDKVFDFHGLKVFIDPRSTLYLAGSVLDYNDGLMDSGFKITNPNATNTCGCGESFSV, from the coding sequence ATGATTAATGTCACAGAATCTGCCGCACAAAAAGCAATTACACTTATTAGTAATAGTGAAACCTCAGCTGAATCCGAACTCGGCTTGCGGATGCAGGTTGTCGGCGGTGGATGCTCCGGGTTCCAATATAACCTCGAATTTGGTGCCGCGAAGGATACCGACAAAGTGTTTGATTTTCACGGCTTAAAGGTTTTCATTGATCCGCGCAGTACGCTCTATCTTGCAGGTTCCGTACTCGACTATAACGACGGGTTGATGGATTCAGGTTTTAAAATAACAAACCCGAATGCTACAAACACGTGCGGTTGTGGTGAGTCGTTTAGCGTTTAA
- a CDS encoding glycoside hydrolase family 32 protein: MIQTAYQESYRPQFHFTPKTNWTNDPNGLIHYKGEFHLFFQHNPSGINWGNMTWGHAVSTDLVHWKQLPHAIHPDELGTIFSGSGVVDWKNTGGFQTSDESVLVNFYTSAGSHAPEQVPFTQSIAYSNDRGRSWIKYEGNPVIEHIVGSNRDPKVIWHEPTQKWVMALYLDQNDYALFGSTNLKEWTRLSDLQIPDTECPDIFELPVNDDPDNTKWVFWGAAGKYYVGNFDGTTFTPEGDAQQADYGANFYAAQTWSDVPEFDGRRIQIAWMSGSNPPDMPFNQQMSFPCKLTLRTTSEGIRLHREPVAEIENIHAYTHAWSDLPLEPDEDPLAGLTGELFDIRAEIALNDAAAVGFKIRGQDIRYDVASQQLTFLERSGPLAPQDGKIRLQILVDRISIEAFGNDGELSMTSYFLPDLDNADIGIYAEGSAATLVSLKVHELKSSWV; this comes from the coding sequence ATGATTCAAACGGCTTATCAGGAATCATACCGCCCACAGTTCCACTTTACGCCGAAAACCAATTGGACGAATGACCCAAACGGCTTAATCCATTACAAAGGCGAGTTTCATCTCTTCTTTCAACACAATCCATCGGGCATCAATTGGGGCAACATGACTTGGGGACACGCTGTCAGCACAGACCTCGTCCACTGGAAGCAACTTCCACACGCCATCCATCCAGATGAACTCGGCACCATCTTCTCCGGTTCAGGTGTCGTGGACTGGAAAAACACCGGTGGTTTCCAGACCAGTGACGAGTCGGTACTCGTCAACTTCTACACATCTGCTGGCAGCCATGCACCGGAGCAGGTGCCGTTTACGCAAAGCATTGCCTACAGCAACGACCGTGGACGGAGTTGGATAAAATACGAGGGGAACCCTGTGATTGAGCATATCGTCGGGAGTAACCGCGATCCCAAGGTTATCTGGCATGAACCTACGCAGAAATGGGTGATGGCTCTCTATCTCGACCAAAATGACTATGCGCTATTCGGTTCAACAAACCTTAAGGAATGGACAAGGTTATCCGACCTACAGATTCCAGACACCGAATGCCCTGACATCTTTGAGCTTCCCGTTAACGATGATCCCGACAATACCAAATGGGTTTTCTGGGGCGCGGCGGGAAAATATTACGTCGGTAACTTTGATGGAACGACCTTTACGCCGGAGGGGGACGCACAACAAGCTGACTACGGTGCCAACTTCTATGCAGCGCAAACATGGAGTGATGTACCAGAATTCGATGGAAGACGTATTCAAATCGCTTGGATGAGCGGCAGTAACCCACCGGACATGCCCTTTAACCAACAGATGAGTTTCCCGTGCAAGCTAACCCTTCGGACAACTTCGGAAGGCATCCGTCTACATCGAGAACCGGTCGCAGAAATCGAAAACATCCACGCGTACACGCATGCGTGGAGCGACCTGCCGCTTGAACCAGATGAAGATCCGCTTGCAGGATTGACAGGTGAGTTGTTTGATATACGAGCTGAAATAGCCCTGAATGATGCTGCCGCTGTTGGTTTCAAGATTCGTGGGCAGGATATCCGTTACGATGTCGCATCGCAACAATTGACATTCTTAGAAAGAAGTGGACCCCTGGCGCCACAAGATGGGAAAATCCGTTTGCAAATTCTGGTTGACCGTATCTCTATTGAGGCATTCGGTAACGACGGGGAACTCTCTATGACTTCTTATTTCCTCCCAGATTTGGACAATGCGGACATCGGAATCTACGCGGAGGGAAGCGCAGCGACTTTAGTATCACTGAAAGTACACGAGTTAAAATCTTCGTGGGTGTAG
- a CDS encoding menaquinone biosynthesis protein encodes MVQKSRLRVGAVSFLNTKPLIYPLLNEEIETDIALSVDVPSRVATCLSEGKLDVGLIPIIEYFRAKPSGTNFCILPNISIASHGSVKSIQLFSRVPIREIRRIALDTSSRTSVALLKILLAEKYGVSPAFTTCAPTVIPSTALQNRQYPPFEAVLLIGDPALRHLGSTEYSVDLGEAWYKLTGLPFVYACWVARKEAHLGNLPQVLLQSKTCGIAQIPEIAQIEAQKLGLPETLCLDYLQNRIKYDLDEPAIAGIELFYKYAVKNNLAPTCRSLTFASS; translated from the coding sequence GTGGTACAGAAAAGCCGCTTAAGGGTTGGTGCGGTCTCATTTTTGAATACCAAACCGCTTATTTATCCCCTTTTGAACGAAGAAATCGAGACGGATATTGCGCTCAGTGTTGATGTACCAAGCCGCGTCGCAACATGCTTAAGTGAAGGTAAACTTGATGTCGGGTTAATCCCGATTATCGAATATTTTCGTGCGAAGCCTTCGGGTACGAATTTCTGCATTCTACCAAATATATCAATTGCATCGCACGGAAGTGTCAAAAGTATCCAACTGTTCAGTCGCGTACCGATTCGCGAAATTCGACGCATCGCACTTGATACGAGTTCCCGTACCTCCGTTGCCTTACTAAAAATCTTACTCGCTGAAAAATATGGGGTTTCACCAGCGTTTACAACGTGCGCGCCGACAGTAATTCCAAGCACAGCACTTCAAAACCGTCAGTATCCGCCTTTTGAGGCGGTCCTCCTGATTGGGGATCCAGCCCTCAGGCACCTCGGTTCAACAGAATATAGTGTTGACCTCGGCGAGGCGTGGTATAAGTTAACAGGATTGCCGTTCGTTTATGCGTGTTGGGTAGCAAGAAAAGAAGCACATCTTGGCAACTTACCGCAAGTACTCCTTCAATCGAAAACGTGTGGTATCGCACAAATCCCGGAAATCGCGCAAATTGAGGCACAGAAACTCGGTCTACCTGAAACGCTCTGCCTCGACTATTTGCAAAATCGGATCAAATATGATCTTGACGAACCTGCAATCGCTGGCATTGAACTCTTTTATAAGTATGCTGTGAAGAATAACCTCGCGCCGACATGCCGTTCATTAACTTTTGCATCCAGTTGA
- a CDS encoding sugar phosphate isomerase/epimerase: protein MSKLGLIHYNYASKSLDDFLKFTSETGFRYVELQIGDVWNSETTNPEQNAEAVRTQVEGYGLQVSALAAGNDFVVLEEEAIQSQVARMERIAGLAKLLGTSVLRTEGGAAKDAVPESRWVEAMAGCLKRCLEFAERDEVYLAVDNHGIVTNDGDLQVELFERVGSKYVGANMDTMNYRWAGHDLETVGRYYEIVAPYTLHTHLKDGRGSRGDYRGEALGEGEIDLAKAIRCLREAGYDGVWCCEYEGRENDGTGQRKSFAWMQANL, encoded by the coding sequence ATGTCTAAACTTGGATTGATTCATTACAATTACGCAAGTAAATCGCTTGACGATTTTCTAAAATTTACAAGTGAAACGGGGTTCCGCTACGTTGAACTCCAGATCGGCGATGTGTGGAACTCGGAAACCACTAATCCCGAACAAAACGCGGAAGCCGTGAGAACACAGGTAGAAGGTTACGGGCTGCAAGTCTCCGCACTCGCCGCAGGAAACGATTTCGTCGTGCTGGAAGAGGAAGCTATCCAATCCCAAGTTGCACGGATGGAGCGCATCGCAGGACTTGCCAAACTGCTCGGCACCTCAGTTCTTCGCACGGAGGGTGGTGCTGCAAAGGACGCTGTCCCCGAAAGCCGATGGGTGGAAGCGATGGCTGGCTGCCTAAAACGATGCCTTGAATTTGCCGAACGCGACGAAGTCTACTTGGCAGTGGACAACCACGGCATCGTTACAAACGACGGTGATTTGCAGGTAGAACTCTTTGAACGGGTCGGTTCCAAATATGTCGGTGCGAATATGGACACCATGAACTACCGATGGGCAGGACACGATTTAGAAACAGTTGGCAGATACTATGAAATCGTCGCGCCCTATACATTGCACACACATCTGAAAGACGGTAGAGGATCACGTGGAGATTACCGAGGCGAAGCACTTGGCGAAGGCGAAATAGATCTCGCAAAGGCAATCCGATGTCTGAGAGAAGCAGGCTATGACGGGGTCTGGTGCTGTGAATACGAGGGTAGAGAAAACGACGGCACAGGACAACGGAAAAGTTTTGCTTGGATGCAGGCAAACCTGTAA